A window of Piliocolobus tephrosceles isolate RC106 chromosome 13, ASM277652v3, whole genome shotgun sequence contains these coding sequences:
- the ROM1 gene encoding rod outer segment membrane protein 1, producing the protein MAPVLPLLLPLQPRIRLAQGLWLLSWLLVLAGGLILLCSGHLLVQLRHLGTFLAPSCQFPALPQAALVAGAVALGTGLVGVGASRASLNAALYPPWRGVLGPMLVAGTAGGGGLLVIALGLALALPGSLDEALEEGLGTALAHYKDTEVPGHCQAKRLVDELQLRYHCCGRHGYKDWFGVQWVSSRYLDPSDQDVVDRIQSNVEGLYLTDGVPFSCCNPHSPRPCLQNRLSDSYGHPLFDPRQPNQNLWAQGCHEVLLEHLQDLAGTLGSMLAVTFLLQALVLLGLRYLQTALEGLGGVIDGEGETQGYLFASGLKDMLKTAWLQGGVACRPAPEEAPPGEAPPKEDLSEA; encoded by the exons ATGGCGCCGGTGTTACCCCTGCTGCTGCCCCTGCAGCCCCGCATCCGCCTGGCACAAGGGCTCTGGCTCCTCTCCTGGCTGCTGGTGCTGGCTGGTGGCCTCATCCTCCTCTGTAGCGGGCACCTCCTGGTCCAGCTGAGGCACCTTGGCACCTTCCTGGCTCCCTCCTGTCAgttccctgccctgccccaggcTGCCCTGGtagcgggtgcggtggctctagGCACAGGACTAGTGGGTGTAGGAGCCAGCCGGGCAAGTCTGAATGCAGCTCTATACCCTCCCTGGCGAGGGGTCCTGGGCCCGATGCTGGTGGCTGGGACGGCTGGTGGTGGGGGGCTCCTGGTCATCGCCCTCGGGCTAGCCCTGGCTTTGCCTGGGAGTCTGGATGAGGCGCTGGAGGAGGGCCTGGGGACtgccttggctcactacaaggaCACAGAGGTGCCCGGGCACTGTCAGGCCAAAAGGCTGGTGGATGAGCTGCAACTGAGGTACCACTGCTGCGGACGCCACGGGTACAAGGATTGGTTTGGGGTCCAGTGGGTCAGCAGCCGTTACCTGGACCCCAGTGACCAGGATGTGGTTGA CCGGATCCAGAGCAATGTGGAAGGCCTATACCTGACTGATGGGGTCCCTTTCTCCTGTTGCAACCCCCACTCACCCCGGCCTTGCCTGCAAAACCGTCTTTCAGACTCCTACGGCCACCCACTGTTCGATCCCCGACAACCCAACCAAAACCTCTGGGCCCAAGGGTGCCATGAGGTGCTGCTGGAGCACTTGCAGGACTTGGCAGGCACACTGGGTAGCATGCTGGCTGTCACCTTCCTACTGCAG GCTCTGGTGCTTCTCGGCCTGCGGTACCTGCAAACAGCACTGGAGGGGCTTGGAGGGGTCATTGATGGGGAAGGAGAGACCCAGGGCTATCTCTTTGCCAGTGGGCTGAAAGATATGCTGAAAACAGCATGGCTACAGGGAGGGGTTGCCTGCAGGCCAGCACCTGAGGAGGCCCCACCAGGAGAGGCACCTCCCAAGGAGGATCTATCTGAGGCCTAG
- the EML3 gene encoding echinoderm microtubule-associated protein-like 3 isoform X2, translating into MDGAAGPGEGPAREALQSLSQRLRVQEQEMELVKAALAEALRLLRLQVPPSSLQVSGTPAPPGDSFAAPPGLPPTCTPSLVSRGTQTETEVEFKSSPGPPGLSNGPPAPQGASEEPSGTQSEGGGSSSSGAGSPGPPGILRPLQPPQRADTPRRNSSSSSSPSERPRQKLSRKAISSANLLVRSGSTESRGGKDPLSSPGGPGSRRSNYNLEGISVKMFLRGRPITMYIPSGIRSLEELPSGPPPETLSLDWVYGYRGRDSRSNLFVLRSGEVVYFIACVVVLYRPGGGPGGPGGGGQRHYRGHTDCVRCLAVHPDGVRVASGQTAGVDKDGKPLQPVVHIWDSETLLKLQEIGLGAFERGVGALAFSAADQGAFLCVVDDSNEHMLSVWDCSRGVKLAEIKSTNDSVLAVGFNPRDSSCIVTSGKSHVHFWNWSGGVGVPGNGTLTRKQGVFGKYKKPKFIPCFVFLPDGDILTGDSEGNILTWGRSASDSKTPGRGGAKETYGIVAQAHAHEGSIFALCLQRDGTVLSGGGRDRRLVQWGPGLVALQEAEIPEHFGAVRAIAEGLGSELLVGTTKNALLRGDLAQGFSPVIQGHTDELWGLCTHPSQNRFLTCGHDRQLCLWDGESHALAWSIDLKETGLCADFHPSGAVVAVGLNTGRWLVLDTETREIVSDVIDGNEQLSVVRYSPDGLYLAIGSHDNVIYIYSVSSDGAKSSRFGRCMGHSSFITHLDWSKDGNFIMSNSGDYEILYWDVAGGCKQLKNRYESRDREWATYTCVLGFHVYGVWPDGSDGTDINSLCRSHNERVVAVADDFCKVHLFQYPCARAKAPSRMYGGHGSHVTSVRFTHDDSHLVSLGGKDASIFQWRVLGAGGAGPAPATPSRTPSLSPASSLDV; encoded by the exons ATGGACGGGGCCGCGGGGCCCG GTGAGGGCCCTGCTCGGGAGGCCCTGCAGTCTCTGAGCCAGCGGCTTCGGGTGCAGGAGCAGGAGATGGAGCTGGTAAAGGCAGCCCTGGCAGAAGCCCTTCGCCTGCTGCGGCTGCAGGTGCCCCCTTCCTCCCTGCAGGTCTCTGGCACACCAGCTCCTCCAGGGGACAG TTTTGCAGCGCCCCCAGGACTGCCACCCACGTGCACCCCTTCGTTGGTGAGCCGAGGCACCCAGACGGAGACAGAGGTGGAGTTCAAGTCATCCCCTGGACCCCCTGGCCTGAGCAATGGACCCCCAGCCCCTCAGGGGGCCAGCGAAGAGCCTAGTGGGACCCAATCTGAAGGAgggggcagcagcagcagtggtgcTGGCTCCCCCGGCCCCCCGGGAATCCTCAGGCCCTTGCAGCCCCCACAGCGTGCTGACAC GCCGCGAAGaaattcttcctcctcctcatccccctCAGAGCGGCCTCGGCAGAAGCTCTCCAGGAAGGCAATTTCCTCCGCCAACCTGTTAGTGCGGTCCGGGAGCACGGAGAG CCGTGGGGGAAAAGACCCCCTCTCCAGCCCCGGGGGCCCTGGATCCCGGAGGAGCAATTACAATTTGG AAGGCATCTCAGTGAAGATGTTCCTTCGAGGCCGCCCCATTACCATGTACATCCCATCTGGCATCCGCAGCCTTGAGGAGCTGCCGAGCGGCCCACCGCCGGAGACCCTCAGCCTTGACTGGGT TTATGGGTACAGGGGTCGTGATTCCCGCTCTAATCTGTTTGTGCTGCGCTCTGGGGAGGTGGTCTACTTTATCGCCTGCGTGGTGGTGCTGTACCGGCCTGGAGGAGGCCCAGGGGGTCCTGGAGGCGGCGGCCAGAGACATTACCGGGGACACACAGACTGCGTTCGATG CCTTGCTGTTCACCCTGATGGTGTTCGGGTAGCCTCGGGACAGACAGCTGGAGTGGATAAGGATGGAAAG CCCCTGCAGCCTGTGGTTCACATCTGGGACTCAGAGACGCTGTTGAAACTGCAGGAGATTGGACTGGGGGCCTTCGAGCGGGGTGTTGGGGCCCTGGCCTTTTCAGCTGCG GATCAGGGTGCCTTTCTTTGTGTGGTGGATGATTCCAATGAGCACATGCTGTCGGTGTGGGACTGCAGCCGGGGAGTGAAGCTGGCTGAGATCAAG AGTACAAATGACTCAGTCCTGGCCGTTGGCTTCAACCCTCGTGACAGCAGCTGCATCGTCACCAGTGGGAAATCTCACGTCCACTTCTGGAATTGGAGTGGTGGAGTAGGGGTTCCTGGGAATGGGACCCTTACCCGGAAACAGGGTGTCTTTGGG AAATACAAGAAACCCAAGTTTATTCCTTGCTTTGTGTTCCTTCCGGATGGAGACATTCTCACTGGAGACTCAGAGGGGAACATTCTCACCTGGGGGCGGAGCGCTTCAGATTCCAAGACCCCAGGCAGGGGTGGGGCCAAAG AGACCTATGGGATTGTGGCCCAGGCTCACGCTCACGAAGGTTCCATCTTCGCCTTGTGTCTCCAGCGGGACGGGACAGTGCTGAGTGGTGGCGGGCGGGACCGCCGGCTGGTACAGTGGGGGCCCGGGTTGGTGGccctccaggaggctgag ATTCCTGAGCACTTTGGGGCCGTGCGAGCCATTGCTGAGGGGCTTGGCTCTGAGCTGCTGGTGGGAACCACGAAGAATGCATTGCTGAGGGGAGATCTGGCCCAAGGCTTCTCCCCTGTAATCCAG GGCCACACTGATGAGCTCTGGGGGCTCTGTACACACCCCTCCCAGAACCGCTTCCTCACCTGCGGCCATGACCGGCAGCTCTGCCTGTGGGATGGGGAGAGCCATGCACTGGCCTGGAGCATCGACCTCAAG gAGACTGGTCTCTGTGCTGACTTCCACCCGAGTGGGGCAGTTGTGGCTGTAGGACTGAACACGGGGAG GTGGTTGGTTTTGGACACAGAGACCAGAGAGATCGTGTCTGATGTCATTGATGGCAATGAGCAGCTCTCAGTGGTCCGGTACAGCCCAG ATGGGTTGTACCTGGCCATTGGTTCCCATGACAACGTGATCTACATCTATAGTGTTTCCAGTGATGGCGCCAAATCCAGCCGCTTTGGCCGCTGTATG GGTCACTCCAGCTTCATCACTCATCTTGACTGGTCCAAGGATGGGAATTTCATCATGTCCAATTCTGGGGACTATGAGATTCTTTACT GGGACGTGGCTGGAGGCTGCAAGCAGCTGAAGAATCGCTATGAGAGCCGAGACCGGGAATGGGCTACCTACACCTGTGTGCTGGGTTTCCACGTCTACG GCGTGTGGCCGGACGGCTCCGATGGGACCGACATCAACTCCCTGTGCCGCTCCCACAACGAGCGCGTGGTGGCGGTGGCCGACGACTTCTGCAAAGTGCATCTATTCCAGTACCCGTGCGCTCGTGCCAAG GCGCCGAGCCGCATGTACGGGGGACACGGCAGCCACGTGACCAGCGTCCGGTTCACGCACGACGACTCGCACCTCGTCTCGCTGGGCGGCAAGGACGCCAGCATCTTCCAGTGGCGAGTGCTGGGCGCTGGGGGCGCGGGGCCGGCGCCTGCCACGCCCTCTCGAACcccctccctgtccccagcctcctccctcgACGTTTGA
- the EML3 gene encoding echinoderm microtubule-associated protein-like 3 isoform X1, which translates to MDGAAGPGEGPAREALQSLSQRLRVQEQEMELVKAALAEALRLLRLQVPPSSLQVSGTPAPPGDSSFAAPPGLPPTCTPSLVSRGTQTETEVEFKSSPGPPGLSNGPPAPQGASEEPSGTQSEGGGSSSSGAGSPGPPGILRPLQPPQRADTPRRNSSSSSSPSERPRQKLSRKAISSANLLVRSGSTESRGGKDPLSSPGGPGSRRSNYNLEGISVKMFLRGRPITMYIPSGIRSLEELPSGPPPETLSLDWVYGYRGRDSRSNLFVLRSGEVVYFIACVVVLYRPGGGPGGPGGGGQRHYRGHTDCVRCLAVHPDGVRVASGQTAGVDKDGKPLQPVVHIWDSETLLKLQEIGLGAFERGVGALAFSAADQGAFLCVVDDSNEHMLSVWDCSRGVKLAEIKSTNDSVLAVGFNPRDSSCIVTSGKSHVHFWNWSGGVGVPGNGTLTRKQGVFGKYKKPKFIPCFVFLPDGDILTGDSEGNILTWGRSASDSKTPGRGGAKETYGIVAQAHAHEGSIFALCLQRDGTVLSGGGRDRRLVQWGPGLVALQEAEIPEHFGAVRAIAEGLGSELLVGTTKNALLRGDLAQGFSPVIQGHTDELWGLCTHPSQNRFLTCGHDRQLCLWDGESHALAWSIDLKETGLCADFHPSGAVVAVGLNTGRWLVLDTETREIVSDVIDGNEQLSVVRYSPDGLYLAIGSHDNVIYIYSVSSDGAKSSRFGRCMGHSSFITHLDWSKDGNFIMSNSGDYEILYWDVAGGCKQLKNRYESRDREWATYTCVLGFHVYGVWPDGSDGTDINSLCRSHNERVVAVADDFCKVHLFQYPCARAKAPSRMYGGHGSHVTSVRFTHDDSHLVSLGGKDASIFQWRVLGAGGAGPAPATPSRTPSLSPASSLDV; encoded by the exons ATGGACGGGGCCGCGGGGCCCG GTGAGGGCCCTGCTCGGGAGGCCCTGCAGTCTCTGAGCCAGCGGCTTCGGGTGCAGGAGCAGGAGATGGAGCTGGTAAAGGCAGCCCTGGCAGAAGCCCTTCGCCTGCTGCGGCTGCAGGTGCCCCCTTCCTCCCTGCAGGTCTCTGGCACACCAGCTCCTCCAGGGGACAG CAGTTTTGCAGCGCCCCCAGGACTGCCACCCACGTGCACCCCTTCGTTGGTGAGCCGAGGCACCCAGACGGAGACAGAGGTGGAGTTCAAGTCATCCCCTGGACCCCCTGGCCTGAGCAATGGACCCCCAGCCCCTCAGGGGGCCAGCGAAGAGCCTAGTGGGACCCAATCTGAAGGAgggggcagcagcagcagtggtgcTGGCTCCCCCGGCCCCCCGGGAATCCTCAGGCCCTTGCAGCCCCCACAGCGTGCTGACAC GCCGCGAAGaaattcttcctcctcctcatccccctCAGAGCGGCCTCGGCAGAAGCTCTCCAGGAAGGCAATTTCCTCCGCCAACCTGTTAGTGCGGTCCGGGAGCACGGAGAG CCGTGGGGGAAAAGACCCCCTCTCCAGCCCCGGGGGCCCTGGATCCCGGAGGAGCAATTACAATTTGG AAGGCATCTCAGTGAAGATGTTCCTTCGAGGCCGCCCCATTACCATGTACATCCCATCTGGCATCCGCAGCCTTGAGGAGCTGCCGAGCGGCCCACCGCCGGAGACCCTCAGCCTTGACTGGGT TTATGGGTACAGGGGTCGTGATTCCCGCTCTAATCTGTTTGTGCTGCGCTCTGGGGAGGTGGTCTACTTTATCGCCTGCGTGGTGGTGCTGTACCGGCCTGGAGGAGGCCCAGGGGGTCCTGGAGGCGGCGGCCAGAGACATTACCGGGGACACACAGACTGCGTTCGATG CCTTGCTGTTCACCCTGATGGTGTTCGGGTAGCCTCGGGACAGACAGCTGGAGTGGATAAGGATGGAAAG CCCCTGCAGCCTGTGGTTCACATCTGGGACTCAGAGACGCTGTTGAAACTGCAGGAGATTGGACTGGGGGCCTTCGAGCGGGGTGTTGGGGCCCTGGCCTTTTCAGCTGCG GATCAGGGTGCCTTTCTTTGTGTGGTGGATGATTCCAATGAGCACATGCTGTCGGTGTGGGACTGCAGCCGGGGAGTGAAGCTGGCTGAGATCAAG AGTACAAATGACTCAGTCCTGGCCGTTGGCTTCAACCCTCGTGACAGCAGCTGCATCGTCACCAGTGGGAAATCTCACGTCCACTTCTGGAATTGGAGTGGTGGAGTAGGGGTTCCTGGGAATGGGACCCTTACCCGGAAACAGGGTGTCTTTGGG AAATACAAGAAACCCAAGTTTATTCCTTGCTTTGTGTTCCTTCCGGATGGAGACATTCTCACTGGAGACTCAGAGGGGAACATTCTCACCTGGGGGCGGAGCGCTTCAGATTCCAAGACCCCAGGCAGGGGTGGGGCCAAAG AGACCTATGGGATTGTGGCCCAGGCTCACGCTCACGAAGGTTCCATCTTCGCCTTGTGTCTCCAGCGGGACGGGACAGTGCTGAGTGGTGGCGGGCGGGACCGCCGGCTGGTACAGTGGGGGCCCGGGTTGGTGGccctccaggaggctgag ATTCCTGAGCACTTTGGGGCCGTGCGAGCCATTGCTGAGGGGCTTGGCTCTGAGCTGCTGGTGGGAACCACGAAGAATGCATTGCTGAGGGGAGATCTGGCCCAAGGCTTCTCCCCTGTAATCCAG GGCCACACTGATGAGCTCTGGGGGCTCTGTACACACCCCTCCCAGAACCGCTTCCTCACCTGCGGCCATGACCGGCAGCTCTGCCTGTGGGATGGGGAGAGCCATGCACTGGCCTGGAGCATCGACCTCAAG gAGACTGGTCTCTGTGCTGACTTCCACCCGAGTGGGGCAGTTGTGGCTGTAGGACTGAACACGGGGAG GTGGTTGGTTTTGGACACAGAGACCAGAGAGATCGTGTCTGATGTCATTGATGGCAATGAGCAGCTCTCAGTGGTCCGGTACAGCCCAG ATGGGTTGTACCTGGCCATTGGTTCCCATGACAACGTGATCTACATCTATAGTGTTTCCAGTGATGGCGCCAAATCCAGCCGCTTTGGCCGCTGTATG GGTCACTCCAGCTTCATCACTCATCTTGACTGGTCCAAGGATGGGAATTTCATCATGTCCAATTCTGGGGACTATGAGATTCTTTACT GGGACGTGGCTGGAGGCTGCAAGCAGCTGAAGAATCGCTATGAGAGCCGAGACCGGGAATGGGCTACCTACACCTGTGTGCTGGGTTTCCACGTCTACG GCGTGTGGCCGGACGGCTCCGATGGGACCGACATCAACTCCCTGTGCCGCTCCCACAACGAGCGCGTGGTGGCGGTGGCCGACGACTTCTGCAAAGTGCATCTATTCCAGTACCCGTGCGCTCGTGCCAAG GCGCCGAGCCGCATGTACGGGGGACACGGCAGCCACGTGACCAGCGTCCGGTTCACGCACGACGACTCGCACCTCGTCTCGCTGGGCGGCAAGGACGCCAGCATCTTCCAGTGGCGAGTGCTGGGCGCTGGGGGCGCGGGGCCGGCGCCTGCCACGCCCTCTCGAACcccctccctgtccccagcctcctccctcgACGTTTGA
- the EML3 gene encoding echinoderm microtubule-associated protein-like 3 isoform X3, whose protein sequence is MDGAAGPGEGPAREALQSLSQRLRVQEQEMELVKAALAEALRLLRLQVPPSSLQVSGTPAPPGDSSFAAPPGLPPTCTPSLVSRGTQTETEVEFKSSPGPPGLSNGPPAPQGASEEPSGTQSEGGGSSSSGAGSPGPPGILRPLQPPQRADTPRRNSSSSSSPSERPRQKLSRKAISSANLLVRSGSTESRGGKDPLSSPGGPGSRRSNYNLEGISVKMFLRGRPITMYIPSGIRSLEELPSGPPPETLSLDWVYGYRGRDSRSNLFVLRSGEVVYFIACVVVLYRPGGGPGGPGGGGQRHYRGHTDCVRCLAVHPDGVRVASGQTAGVDKDGKPLQPVVHIWDSETLLKLQEIGLGAFERGVGALAFSAADQGAFLCVVDDSNEHMLSVWDCSRGVKLAEIKSTNDSVLAVGFNPRDSSCIVTSGKSHVHFWNWSGGVGVPGNGTLTRKQGVFGKYKKPKFIPCFVFLPDGDILTGDSEGNILTWGRSASDSKTPGRGGAKETYGIVAQAHAHEGSIFALCLQRDGTVLSGGGRDRRLVQWGPGLVALQEAEIPEHFGAVRAIAEGLGSELLVGTTKNALLRGDLAQGFSPGHTDELWGLCTHPSQNRFLTCGHDRQLCLWDGESHALAWSIDLKETGLCADFHPSGAVVAVGLNTGRWLVLDTETREIVSDVIDGNEQLSVVRYSPDGLYLAIGSHDNVIYIYSVSSDGAKSSRFGRCMGHSSFITHLDWSKDGNFIMSNSGDYEILYWDVAGGCKQLKNRYESRDREWATYTCVLGFHVYGVWPDGSDGTDINSLCRSHNERVVAVADDFCKVHLFQYPCARAKAPSRMYGGHGSHVTSVRFTHDDSHLVSLGGKDASIFQWRVLGAGGAGPAPATPSRTPSLSPASSLDV, encoded by the exons ATGGACGGGGCCGCGGGGCCCG GTGAGGGCCCTGCTCGGGAGGCCCTGCAGTCTCTGAGCCAGCGGCTTCGGGTGCAGGAGCAGGAGATGGAGCTGGTAAAGGCAGCCCTGGCAGAAGCCCTTCGCCTGCTGCGGCTGCAGGTGCCCCCTTCCTCCCTGCAGGTCTCTGGCACACCAGCTCCTCCAGGGGACAG CAGTTTTGCAGCGCCCCCAGGACTGCCACCCACGTGCACCCCTTCGTTGGTGAGCCGAGGCACCCAGACGGAGACAGAGGTGGAGTTCAAGTCATCCCCTGGACCCCCTGGCCTGAGCAATGGACCCCCAGCCCCTCAGGGGGCCAGCGAAGAGCCTAGTGGGACCCAATCTGAAGGAgggggcagcagcagcagtggtgcTGGCTCCCCCGGCCCCCCGGGAATCCTCAGGCCCTTGCAGCCCCCACAGCGTGCTGACAC GCCGCGAAGaaattcttcctcctcctcatccccctCAGAGCGGCCTCGGCAGAAGCTCTCCAGGAAGGCAATTTCCTCCGCCAACCTGTTAGTGCGGTCCGGGAGCACGGAGAG CCGTGGGGGAAAAGACCCCCTCTCCAGCCCCGGGGGCCCTGGATCCCGGAGGAGCAATTACAATTTGG AAGGCATCTCAGTGAAGATGTTCCTTCGAGGCCGCCCCATTACCATGTACATCCCATCTGGCATCCGCAGCCTTGAGGAGCTGCCGAGCGGCCCACCGCCGGAGACCCTCAGCCTTGACTGGGT TTATGGGTACAGGGGTCGTGATTCCCGCTCTAATCTGTTTGTGCTGCGCTCTGGGGAGGTGGTCTACTTTATCGCCTGCGTGGTGGTGCTGTACCGGCCTGGAGGAGGCCCAGGGGGTCCTGGAGGCGGCGGCCAGAGACATTACCGGGGACACACAGACTGCGTTCGATG CCTTGCTGTTCACCCTGATGGTGTTCGGGTAGCCTCGGGACAGACAGCTGGAGTGGATAAGGATGGAAAG CCCCTGCAGCCTGTGGTTCACATCTGGGACTCAGAGACGCTGTTGAAACTGCAGGAGATTGGACTGGGGGCCTTCGAGCGGGGTGTTGGGGCCCTGGCCTTTTCAGCTGCG GATCAGGGTGCCTTTCTTTGTGTGGTGGATGATTCCAATGAGCACATGCTGTCGGTGTGGGACTGCAGCCGGGGAGTGAAGCTGGCTGAGATCAAG AGTACAAATGACTCAGTCCTGGCCGTTGGCTTCAACCCTCGTGACAGCAGCTGCATCGTCACCAGTGGGAAATCTCACGTCCACTTCTGGAATTGGAGTGGTGGAGTAGGGGTTCCTGGGAATGGGACCCTTACCCGGAAACAGGGTGTCTTTGGG AAATACAAGAAACCCAAGTTTATTCCTTGCTTTGTGTTCCTTCCGGATGGAGACATTCTCACTGGAGACTCAGAGGGGAACATTCTCACCTGGGGGCGGAGCGCTTCAGATTCCAAGACCCCAGGCAGGGGTGGGGCCAAAG AGACCTATGGGATTGTGGCCCAGGCTCACGCTCACGAAGGTTCCATCTTCGCCTTGTGTCTCCAGCGGGACGGGACAGTGCTGAGTGGTGGCGGGCGGGACCGCCGGCTGGTACAGTGGGGGCCCGGGTTGGTGGccctccaggaggctgag ATTCCTGAGCACTTTGGGGCCGTGCGAGCCATTGCTGAGGGGCTTGGCTCTGAGCTGCTGGTGGGAACCACGAAGAATGCATTGCTGAGGGGAGATCTGGCCCAAGGCTTCTCCCCT GGCCACACTGATGAGCTCTGGGGGCTCTGTACACACCCCTCCCAGAACCGCTTCCTCACCTGCGGCCATGACCGGCAGCTCTGCCTGTGGGATGGGGAGAGCCATGCACTGGCCTGGAGCATCGACCTCAAG gAGACTGGTCTCTGTGCTGACTTCCACCCGAGTGGGGCAGTTGTGGCTGTAGGACTGAACACGGGGAG GTGGTTGGTTTTGGACACAGAGACCAGAGAGATCGTGTCTGATGTCATTGATGGCAATGAGCAGCTCTCAGTGGTCCGGTACAGCCCAG ATGGGTTGTACCTGGCCATTGGTTCCCATGACAACGTGATCTACATCTATAGTGTTTCCAGTGATGGCGCCAAATCCAGCCGCTTTGGCCGCTGTATG GGTCACTCCAGCTTCATCACTCATCTTGACTGGTCCAAGGATGGGAATTTCATCATGTCCAATTCTGGGGACTATGAGATTCTTTACT GGGACGTGGCTGGAGGCTGCAAGCAGCTGAAGAATCGCTATGAGAGCCGAGACCGGGAATGGGCTACCTACACCTGTGTGCTGGGTTTCCACGTCTACG GCGTGTGGCCGGACGGCTCCGATGGGACCGACATCAACTCCCTGTGCCGCTCCCACAACGAGCGCGTGGTGGCGGTGGCCGACGACTTCTGCAAAGTGCATCTATTCCAGTACCCGTGCGCTCGTGCCAAG GCGCCGAGCCGCATGTACGGGGGACACGGCAGCCACGTGACCAGCGTCCGGTTCACGCACGACGACTCGCACCTCGTCTCGCTGGGCGGCAAGGACGCCAGCATCTTCCAGTGGCGAGTGCTGGGCGCTGGGGGCGCGGGGCCGGCGCCTGCCACGCCCTCTCGAACcccctccctgtccccagcctcctccctcgACGTTTGA